In one Papio anubis isolate 15944 chromosome 11, Panubis1.0, whole genome shotgun sequence genomic region, the following are encoded:
- the JCAD gene encoding junctional protein associated with coronary artery disease → MYSVEDLLISHGYKPSRDLPAPREDNPKGRQAARTGTRAGQGLQNGHEDGPAALAHRKTSTGKGHVSDSESRRSTPRGPGEPQSTSASRTSEAGFYNQPTSARSSHPPTGNDQAYRRRGRQEARSQKPREHENLEARGMAQAHSLPVHMREGPWEVGGRSEHVMKKPVWEEELRMSGPAKWQNVSLESWNQPRKLGRQMSDGDGERLFQDLYPFIQGEHVLNSQNKGKSRSLPRVLSPESLSCTEIPIPFNERHSPKMPPYPPTCTPNLDSTRNSEKGGCSAPFPRPKFGRPLKPPSYSSHQQSRGGADSSDSQDSQQMDAYVPRHELCLSDPGLEPPVYVPPPSYRSPPQNIPNPYLEDTTPINVCGDHSQQQSPTEKAGASGQPPSGPPGTGNEYGASARSPQGLPAHPRPVTAYDGFVQYIPFDDPRLRHFKLAQPQGFCEDIKLDDKSYNSSPVTAQEPAHGGMQPDGAIWNPQSLITLSGDQRGPVLASPSPRWLWGQPPGDGENSGLPDQRGRCVARGQWPDVRGSQHGHTGRQVSSPYSQGESTCETQTKLKKFQTGTRTKKSSKTKMNETIFCLVSIPVKSESHLPDRDMDNNDLKPSADQKNGSDKSPALQEQSLLSMSSTDLELQALTGSMGGRTEFQKQDLGEPEEDRQTNDLSFIHLTKHRELKHSGSWPGHRYRDQQTQTSFSEEPQSSQLLPGAKPGGPSCAALSPKRSDPAASEAQAHTAFPSGDHKQRPSARNLKGHRSLSPSSNSAFSRTSLSVDQAPMPKAGRSQPCVDVHGLGAHPGPKREVVKGEPTGPCNSKQLFGQFLLKPVSRRPWDLISQLESFNKELQEEEESSSSSSSSSSEESEAEPQQENRAHCRQEDVGFRRNSLEMRVEPQPRVWVPESPVCRSGRGKSKSESWSEELQPGHPRAWPPSPGRFCMEDSGGAPLWSADGSMSAEKRHLEVSNGMDELAGSPFPVMRMSRSSDAKPLPPSYPAEPREPQESQKITSAFSSVKPSEAVPRKGDSGGERSTGLPLSLSNKNRGLSAPDLRSVGLTPGQEQGASELEGSLGEASTIEIPPGESLQARAARILGIEVAVESLLPGTQRVAQNQPAEPDASAYTPESPQEELPSRPAPADVPRVSTDAFYGRRKCGWTKSPLFVGDRDSARRAPQAFEHSDVDGVVTSTDPIPEPEPSPLESKFFERKDVETKPPFRSTLFHFVERTPSVAGSEKRLRSPSKVIESLQEKLASPPRRADPDRLMRMKEVSSVSRMRFLSFRNADSQEEAEELKATTRGQAGLPGGLVSPGSGDRAQRVGHSLSVSKGSISREEKEHPAAQKEKSVDQDFWCPDSYDPSRVERV, encoded by the coding sequence GTTTTATAATCAACCCACCTCAGCACGGTCCTCTCATCCCCCGACTGGTAATGACCAAGCCTACCGGAGAAGAGGACGGCAAGAAGCCAGGAGCCAGAAGCCGAGGGAGCATGAAAACCTGGAGGCCAGAGGAATGGCCCAAGCCCACAGCCTGCCTGTCCACATGAGGGAGGGTCCATGGGAAGTTGGAGGAAGGTCAGAGCATGTGATGAAGAAGCCAGTTTGGGAAGAAGAATTGAGAATGTCGGGTCCTGCCAAGTGGCAGAATGTCAGCCTGGAAAGCTGGAACCAACCAAGGAAATTAGGGAGGCAGATGTCTGATGGGGATGGGGAGAGACTGTTTCAAGACCTGTACCCATTCATTCAAGGAGAACATGTGTTGAATTCTCAAAACAAAGGGAAATCCCGCTCACTGCCTAGAGTTCTTTCCCCCGAGAGTCTGAGTTGCACCGAAATTCCCATTCCATTCAATGAAAGACATTCACCTAAAATGCCACCGTATCCTCCCACTTGCACACCGAATTTGGACTCCACGAGGAATTCTGAGAAGGGTGGCTGCTCAGCCCCATTTCCCCGGCCTAAGTTTGGGAGGCCCCTCAAGCCCCCATCTTACAGCTCGCACCAGCAGTCTAGGGGAGGAGCGGACAGCAGTGACTCTCAGGACAGCCAGCAGATGGACGCCTATGTCCCCAGGCATGAGCTCTGCCTGTCTGACCCTGGATTGGAACCTCCAGTGTACGTGCCTCCGCCCTCATACAGATCGCCCCCACAGAACATCCCAAACCCCTACCTGGAAGACACAACGCCCATAAATGTGTGTGGCGATCACAGTCAACAGCAGTCTCCGACCGAGAAGGCTGGGGCCAGCGGTCAGCCTCCTTCGGGCCCCCCTGGAACTGGGAATGAGTATGGTGCGAGTGCCCGCTCGCCTCAGGGGCTCCCTGCACACCCCCGACCCGTCACTGCCTACGACGGCTTCGTTCAGTACATTCCCTTTGATGATCCACGGTTACGACATTTTAAACTAGCTCAGCCCCAGGGTTTCTGTGAAGACATAAAGCTTGACGATAAATCATATAACTCCAGTCCTGTCACTGCCCAAGAGCCGGCTCATGGAGGAATGCAGCCTGATGGTGCCATTTGGAATCCACAGAGCTTAATAACCCTGTCAGGGGATCAGAGAGGCCCGGTCTTGGCCAGTCCCAGCCCCCGGTGGCTGTGGGGCCAGCCTCCCGGGGATGGGGAAAACAGCGGCCTCCCTGACCAGAGAGGCCGCTGTGTGGCAAGGGGACAGTGGCCTGATGTGAGAGGCAGCCAGCACGGGCACACTGGGAGACAAGTTTCCTCCCCATACTCACAGGGCGAGAGCACCTGCGAAACTCAAACCAAGCTCAAAAAGTTCCAAACTGGGACTCGGACCAAGAAAAgttcaaagacaaaaatgaatgagactatattttgtttggtttctaTCCCAGTGAAATCAGAATCACATCTGCCAGATAGAGATATGGACAACAATGACTTAAAGCCCAGTGCTGATCAAAAGAATGGGTCTGATAAGAGCCCGGCTCTGCAAGAACAGAGTCTGCTGAGCATGTCTTCCACCGACCTGGAGTTGCAGGCCCTCACAGGAAGCATGGGTGGGAGAACGGAGTTCCAAAAACAAGATCTAGGGGAACCAGaagaagacagacaaacaaatgacCTCAGTTTCATCCACCTTACAAAGCACAGAGAACTCAAGCATTCTGGCTCTTGGCCAGGGCACCGGTACAGAGATCAGCAAACACAAACCAGTTTCTCCGAGGAACCCCAAAGTTCACAGCTGCTCCCTGGTGCAAAGCCAGGAGGGCCGAGTTGTGCAGCTTTGAGTCCAAAACGTTCAGACCCTGCTGCCTCCGAAGCTCAGGCGCACACAGCATTCCCTTCTGGCGATCACAAACAGAGGCCAAGTGCCCGTAACCTGAAAGGCCACAGGTCCCTCAGCCCATCCAGCAACAGTGCTTTCTCAAGGACTTCCTTGTCCGTAGATCAGGCACCGATGCCAAAAGCAGGCCGAAGTCAGCCCTGCGTGGATGTCCACGGGCTTGGAGCCCACCCTGGGCCTAAGCGGGAGGTGGTGAAGGGGGAGCCCACAGGCCCGTGCAACAGTAAACAACTCTTTGGGCAGTTTCTCCTGAAACCAGTCAGCCGTCGTCCCTGGGATTTGATCAGTCAGTTAGAAAGTTTTAACAAGGAGctccaggaagaggaagaaagcagcagtagcagcagcagtagcagcagtgaggaaagtgaggcagagCCGCAGCAGGAGAACCGTGCTCACTgcagacaggaagatgtgggctTCCGCAGAAACAGCCTGGAAATGAGGGTTGAGCCACAGCCGAGGGTGTGGGTGCCGGAGAGCCCTGTGTGCAGGTCGGGAAGAGGTAAGAGTAAGTCTGAGAGCTGGAGTGAGGAGCTGCAGCCTGGCCACCCACGTGCCTGGCCTCCATCCCCAGGCCGCTTTTGCATGGAAGACAGTGGCGGTGCACCTTTGTGGTCAGCAGATGGAAGCATGAGTGCAGAGAAGAGACACCTGGAGGTTAGCAATGGAATGGACGAGCTGGCAGGTAGCCCATTTCCTGTGATGAGAATGTCAAGATCAAGTGATGCAAAACCACTGCCCCCATCCTATCCAGCTGAACCTAGGGAGCCCCAGGAAAGTCAGAAAATCACCAGTGCTTTCAGCTCTGTGAAACCAAGTGAAGCGGTCCCTCGGAAGGGTGACAGTGGTGGAGAGAGGAGCACAGGGCTCCCGCTGTCCCTGTCTAACAAGAACCGAGGGCTCTCAGCTCCAGACTTACGGTCTGTGGGGCTCACCCCTGGGCAAGAGCAGGGTGCCAGCGAGCTAGAGGGGTCTTTGGGTGAAGCGAGCACAATAGAAATCCCCCCAGGTGAGTCCTTGCAAGCCAGGGCTGCAAGGATCCTGGGCATTGAGGTGGCAGTGGAGTCCCTCCTGCCGGGCACCCAGAGAGTGGCACAGAACCAGCCTGCTGAGCCCGATGCAAGTGCCTACACCCCAGAGTCCCCCCAGGAAGAGTTGCCATCTCGCCCAGCACCGGCAGATGTCCCCAGGGTGTCCACTGATGCCTTTTATGGCAGGAGGAAGTGTGGCTGGACCAAGAGCCCTCTCTTTGTAGGGGACAGGGACAGTGCCAGGCGGGCTCCTCAGGCTTTCGAGCACTCAGATGTGGACGGGGTTGTCACCAGCACAGACCCCATCCCTGAGCCTGAGCCCAGCCCCTTGGAGTCCAAGTTCTTCGAACGAAAGGATGTGGAGACAAAACCACCCTTCAGGTCCACTTTGTTCCATTTTGTAGAAAGAACCCCAAGTGTGGCAGGCTCAGAAAAGAGACTCAGAAGCCCTTCCAAAGTGATTGAAAGTTTACAAGAGAAACTGGCCTCCCCGCCTAGGAGAGCAGACCCTGACCGCCTGATGAGAATGAAAGAGGTGAGCTCAGTGTCACGGATGAGATTCCTGAGCTTCAGGAATGCCGACTCCCAGGAGGAGGCCGAGGAATTGAAGGCCACCACgaggggccaggctgggctcccGGGAGGCCTTGTGTCTCCTGGCAGTGGGGACCGGGCTCAGAGAGTGGGCCACTCACTCTCCGTCTCCAAGGGCAGCATCTCcagggaagagaaggagcatcCGGCAGCACAAAAGGAGAAGAGCGTGGATCAAGACTTCTGGTGCCCAG